The Apium graveolens cultivar Ventura chromosome 6, ASM990537v1, whole genome shotgun sequence genome contains a region encoding:
- the LOC141663806 gene encoding MYB-like transcription factor 4 isoform X1: MRKPCREKRDTKKARANSSKKLEDEMLVQDVASPSQPTGVLGCGNSSRLRWINDPKPDLNSENFGEDEEDLIIKLHALLGNRWSLIAGRLPGRTDNQVENYWNSHLKRKLTSRGMDPNNHRISHTLRRPENQTLEINNSDDSSSCATSAMSKALKNHGKK; encoded by the exons ATGAGAAAACCTTGTCGTGAGAAAAGAGATACTAAGAAAGCTAGAGCTAATTCGTCCAAGAAATTAGAAGATGAGATGCTCGTACAAGATGTTGCCTCACCATCTCAGCCTACTg GTGTTCTTGGCTGCGGAAATAGTAGCAGGCTAAGGTGGATAAATGATCCAAAGCCCGACCTTAACAGCGAAAattttggggaagatgaagaagATCTCATCATCAAGCTTCACGCGCTTCTCGGAAATAG GTGGTCGTTAATTGCTGGAAGATTGCCTGGACGTACTGATAATCAAGTGGAGAACTACTGGAACTCTCACTTAAAGAGGAAGCTTACAAGCAGAGGAATGGATCCAAATAATCATCGTATATCTCACACTCTTCGGCGCCCCGAAAATCAAACTCTAGAGATTAATAATTCTGATGATAGCAGCAGCTGTGCAACTTCTGCAATGTCTAAAGCTCTGAAAAATCATGGCAAAAAATAA
- the LOC141668886 gene encoding U-box domain-containing protein 11-like isoform X1, translating to MANTNSSGHTTHIESLLCLVKDVTIISAAGYDGPFKKDCMDLSRRIVLLSNLFEEFLHFKGESRLQDNLASSSTCSSCLSDFTVVLEAAKALLASAGSFDPNISPEIDDSKRHMDHVASLSFITSREGSAKKIAFQFQCLTWKLETALRNLSYDQLDVSEEVQEQVNLVREQLRRATERYGGPVTSLSRALSQPAVGDVDMINRTIGGLHVEDICNVDGEVTKNLESAVIGTTFKGSDKGQMTHCLESRTHTSAFLGDRLLSNSDDAKIENSAKKSSEEKKLIPPDDFLCPISLEMMRDPVIVATGQTYERYCIQRWIDCGNKTCPKTQQKLQHVTLTPNYVLRSLITQWCVKHNVDQPTALATGRMKRSDGTFSDVSEKIAAIEGLVRKLSSHSIEECREAVTGIRTLSKRSTGNRILIGEAGAIPILVQLLMSEDSITQENAVTSILNLSLCQSNKGRVMLAGAIPLIIQVLRSGSIETKENAAATLFSLSLADENKIIIGASDAIPALVDLLQSGSTRGKKDAATALFNLCLYHRNKSRAVRAGIITVLSNMLKDTTSCMVDEALTILSVLASHQEAKVSITKTITISVLIDHLRTGVPQNKENSAAILLTLCKRDTENLSCISRLGAVIPLMELVKSGTDRAKRKAMTLLDHLHKLKQL from the exons ATGGCCAACACAAATTCCTCCGGCCACACCACTCACATTGAATCACTCCTCTGTCTTGTTAAAGATGTCACAATAATCTCCGCCGCAGGCTACGATGGTCCTTTTAAGAAAGATTGTATGGACCTCTCCCGGAGGATTGTTCTGCTCTCAAATTTATTCGAAGAATTCTTACATTTCAAGGGAGAATCTAGGCTGCAAGATAATTTGGCTTCATCTTCAACTTGTTCTTCTTGTTTGTCTGATTTCACCGTAGTTCTTGAAGCTGCAAAGGCACTGCTTGCATCTGCTGGTAGTTTTGATCCCAATATCTCCCCA GAGATAGATGATAGCAAGAGGCACATGGATCACGTTGCATCGTTATCATTTATCACTAGTAGG GAAGGTTCTGCAAAGAAAATCGCCTTTCAATTTCAGTGCCTGACATGGAAATTGGAGACAGCTCTGAGAAACTTATCATATGATCAATTGGACGTTTCAGAAGAAGTACAAGAACAG GTCAATTTGGTAAGGGAACAACTGAGAAGAGCCACTGAGAGATATGGTGGTCCTGTAACTTCATTATCGCGTGCCTTATCCCAGCCAGCGGTTGGTGATGTTGATATGATAAACAGGACAATTGGAGGCTTGCATGTGGAGGATATTTGTAATGTGGATGGGGAAGTTACTAAAAATTTGGAAAGTGCTGTAATTGGAACTACTTTTAAAGGCTCTGACAAAGGTCAGATGACTCATTGTTTAGAAAGCAGGACACATACTTCTGCATTTTTAGGTGACCGTTTACTTAGTAACTCCGATGATGCCAAAATAGAAAACTCTGCTAAAAAGAGCTCAGAGGAAAAGAAGCTCATTCCTCCAGATGATTTTCTCTGCCCTATTTCTCTTGAAATGATGAGAGATCCTGTCATCGTTGCCACAGGACAG ACATATGAGAGATATTGCATACAGAGATGGATAGATTGTGGCAATAAAACATGTCCAAAAACTCAACAAAAACTTCAACATGTGACTCTTACCCCAAATTATGTACTGAGAAGTCTTATTACTCAGTGGTGTGTAAAGCACAATGTTGATCAACCAACAGCACTAGCAACTGGGAGGATGAAAAGAAGTGATGGAACATTTTCGGATGTTAGTGAAAAAATTGCGGCCATCGAGGGGCTGGTCCGCAAGCTGTCAAGCCATTCAATTGAGGAATGCAGGGAAGCAGTGACTGGAATTCGAACATTGTCCAAGCGAAGCACTGGTAATAGGATTTTAATAGGAGAGGCAGGAGCAATACCAATTCTTGTCCAATTATTGATGTCAGAAGACAGCATAACGCAAGAAAATGCAGTTACTTCTATACTCAATCTTTCACTCTGTCAGAGTAACAAGGGGCGCGTCATGTTGGCAGGCGCTATTCCTCTTATTATTCAAGTCCTCAGATCTGGAAGCATCGAAACCAAAGAAAATGCTGCAGCTACCCTTTTTAGCTTGTCACTTGCTGAtgagaataaaataataataGGTGCATCTGATGCAATACCAGCTTTGGTGGATTTGCTACAAAGTGGAAGCACGAGAGGCAAGAAAGATGCTGCAACAGCCTTATTTAACTTGTGTTTATATCACAGAAACAAAAGCCGGGCTGTTAGAGCTGGAATTATTACAGTATTGTCAAATATGCTCAAGGATACAACTAGCTGCATGGTAGATGAAGCGCTGACTATACTTTCTGTTCTTGCAAGCCACCAAGAGGCCAAGGTTTCTATTACAAAAACAATCACAATTTCTGTCCTGATAGATCATTTAAGAACAGGTGTGCCACAGAACAAAGAGAATTCAGCTGCCATTTTACTTACATTGTGCAAGAGAGATACCGAAAACCTGTCTTGTATAAGTAGGCTTGGCGCAGTCATACCCCTGATGGAGCTTGTAAAATCTGGCACAGACAGGGCCAAGCGGAAGGCTATGACATTGTTAGATCATCTTCACAAGTTGAAACAACTCTGA
- the LOC141667583 gene encoding uncharacterized protein At1g66480-like: MGNTLGGKKTTKIMKINGETLKLKTPIQAGEVTKDYPGFVLLESESVKHFGIRAKPLGLHQQLKPKRLYFLVELPKFPQENAPRKVRSGIIMSAKDRLDSLMLARRSISDLTLLQPKSNICIEEGQDESGSKTKIKMRLPKADVEKLMRESKNEAEAAEKIMQLYLSINSNDDKAHEHGSSSAAAQPQVHRREGGQGTISTGGFIARQRRVDFMPINEGEIQVAVA; the protein is encoded by the coding sequence ATGGGTAACACCTTAGGAGGGAAGAAAACAACAAAGATAATGAAGATCAACGGCGAAACACTCAAGTTAAAAACCCCGATTCAAGCCGGTGAAGTGACCAAAGATTACCCGGGTTTTGTTTTGTTAGAATCGGAATCGGTTAAGCATTTCGGAATCCGAGCAAAACCATTAGGACTTCATCAGCAACTTAAACCTAAAAGGCTTTATTTTCTGGTGGAGTTGCCAAAATTTCCTCAAGAAAATGCACCAAGAAAGGTTAGGTCAGGGATTATCATGAGTGCTAAAGACAGGCTCGATAGCTTGATGCTAGCTAGGCGTTCGATATCGGACCTTACTTTATTGCAACCAAAGAGCAATATTTGTATTGAGGAAGGTCAGGATGAAAGTGGATCGAAAACGAAGATTAAAATGAGATTACCTAAGGCGGATGTGGAGAAGTTGATGAGAGAAAGTAAAAATGAAGCTGAGGCTGCTGAGAAGATCATGCAACTTTACTTGAGCATTAATTCAAACGATGACAAAGCTCACGAGCATGGTTCGTCGTCGGCGGCGGCTCAGCCGCAAGTGCATCGGAGGGAAGGGGGTCAAGGAACGATTAGTACCGGTGGTTTCATCGCGCGCCAG
- the LOC141663806 gene encoding MYB-like transcription factor 4 isoform X2: MRKPCREKRDTKKARANSSKKLEDEMLVQDVASPSQPTGVLGCGNSSRLRWINDPKPDLNSENFGEDEEDLIIKLHALLGNRWSLIAGRLPGRTDNQVENYWNSHLKRKLTSRGMDPNNHPQQTAWTTANAG; encoded by the exons ATGAGAAAACCTTGTCGTGAGAAAAGAGATACTAAGAAAGCTAGAGCTAATTCGTCCAAGAAATTAGAAGATGAGATGCTCGTACAAGATGTTGCCTCACCATCTCAGCCTACTg GTGTTCTTGGCTGCGGAAATAGTAGCAGGCTAAGGTGGATAAATGATCCAAAGCCCGACCTTAACAGCGAAAattttggggaagatgaagaagATCTCATCATCAAGCTTCACGCGCTTCTCGGAAATAG GTGGTCGTTAATTGCTGGAAGATTGCCTGGACGTACTGATAATCAAGTGGAGAACTACTGGAACTCTCACTTAAAGAGGAAGCTTACAAGCAGAGGAATGGATCCAAATAATCATC CACAACAGACGGCTTGGACAACGGCAAATGCGGGTTGA
- the LOC141668886 gene encoding U-box domain-containing protein 11-like isoform X2: MANTNSSGHTTHIESLLCLVKDVTIISAAGYDGPFKKDCMDLSRRIVLLSNLFEEFLHFKGESRLQDNLASSSTCSSCLSDFTVVLEAAKALLASAGSFDPNISPEGSAKKIAFQFQCLTWKLETALRNLSYDQLDVSEEVQEQVNLVREQLRRATERYGGPVTSLSRALSQPAVGDVDMINRTIGGLHVEDICNVDGEVTKNLESAVIGTTFKGSDKGQMTHCLESRTHTSAFLGDRLLSNSDDAKIENSAKKSSEEKKLIPPDDFLCPISLEMMRDPVIVATGQTYERYCIQRWIDCGNKTCPKTQQKLQHVTLTPNYVLRSLITQWCVKHNVDQPTALATGRMKRSDGTFSDVSEKIAAIEGLVRKLSSHSIEECREAVTGIRTLSKRSTGNRILIGEAGAIPILVQLLMSEDSITQENAVTSILNLSLCQSNKGRVMLAGAIPLIIQVLRSGSIETKENAAATLFSLSLADENKIIIGASDAIPALVDLLQSGSTRGKKDAATALFNLCLYHRNKSRAVRAGIITVLSNMLKDTTSCMVDEALTILSVLASHQEAKVSITKTITISVLIDHLRTGVPQNKENSAAILLTLCKRDTENLSCISRLGAVIPLMELVKSGTDRAKRKAMTLLDHLHKLKQL, encoded by the exons ATGGCCAACACAAATTCCTCCGGCCACACCACTCACATTGAATCACTCCTCTGTCTTGTTAAAGATGTCACAATAATCTCCGCCGCAGGCTACGATGGTCCTTTTAAGAAAGATTGTATGGACCTCTCCCGGAGGATTGTTCTGCTCTCAAATTTATTCGAAGAATTCTTACATTTCAAGGGAGAATCTAGGCTGCAAGATAATTTGGCTTCATCTTCAACTTGTTCTTCTTGTTTGTCTGATTTCACCGTAGTTCTTGAAGCTGCAAAGGCACTGCTTGCATCTGCTGGTAGTTTTGATCCCAATATCTCCCCA GAAGGTTCTGCAAAGAAAATCGCCTTTCAATTTCAGTGCCTGACATGGAAATTGGAGACAGCTCTGAGAAACTTATCATATGATCAATTGGACGTTTCAGAAGAAGTACAAGAACAG GTCAATTTGGTAAGGGAACAACTGAGAAGAGCCACTGAGAGATATGGTGGTCCTGTAACTTCATTATCGCGTGCCTTATCCCAGCCAGCGGTTGGTGATGTTGATATGATAAACAGGACAATTGGAGGCTTGCATGTGGAGGATATTTGTAATGTGGATGGGGAAGTTACTAAAAATTTGGAAAGTGCTGTAATTGGAACTACTTTTAAAGGCTCTGACAAAGGTCAGATGACTCATTGTTTAGAAAGCAGGACACATACTTCTGCATTTTTAGGTGACCGTTTACTTAGTAACTCCGATGATGCCAAAATAGAAAACTCTGCTAAAAAGAGCTCAGAGGAAAAGAAGCTCATTCCTCCAGATGATTTTCTCTGCCCTATTTCTCTTGAAATGATGAGAGATCCTGTCATCGTTGCCACAGGACAG ACATATGAGAGATATTGCATACAGAGATGGATAGATTGTGGCAATAAAACATGTCCAAAAACTCAACAAAAACTTCAACATGTGACTCTTACCCCAAATTATGTACTGAGAAGTCTTATTACTCAGTGGTGTGTAAAGCACAATGTTGATCAACCAACAGCACTAGCAACTGGGAGGATGAAAAGAAGTGATGGAACATTTTCGGATGTTAGTGAAAAAATTGCGGCCATCGAGGGGCTGGTCCGCAAGCTGTCAAGCCATTCAATTGAGGAATGCAGGGAAGCAGTGACTGGAATTCGAACATTGTCCAAGCGAAGCACTGGTAATAGGATTTTAATAGGAGAGGCAGGAGCAATACCAATTCTTGTCCAATTATTGATGTCAGAAGACAGCATAACGCAAGAAAATGCAGTTACTTCTATACTCAATCTTTCACTCTGTCAGAGTAACAAGGGGCGCGTCATGTTGGCAGGCGCTATTCCTCTTATTATTCAAGTCCTCAGATCTGGAAGCATCGAAACCAAAGAAAATGCTGCAGCTACCCTTTTTAGCTTGTCACTTGCTGAtgagaataaaataataataGGTGCATCTGATGCAATACCAGCTTTGGTGGATTTGCTACAAAGTGGAAGCACGAGAGGCAAGAAAGATGCTGCAACAGCCTTATTTAACTTGTGTTTATATCACAGAAACAAAAGCCGGGCTGTTAGAGCTGGAATTATTACAGTATTGTCAAATATGCTCAAGGATACAACTAGCTGCATGGTAGATGAAGCGCTGACTATACTTTCTGTTCTTGCAAGCCACCAAGAGGCCAAGGTTTCTATTACAAAAACAATCACAATTTCTGTCCTGATAGATCATTTAAGAACAGGTGTGCCACAGAACAAAGAGAATTCAGCTGCCATTTTACTTACATTGTGCAAGAGAGATACCGAAAACCTGTCTTGTATAAGTAGGCTTGGCGCAGTCATACCCCTGATGGAGCTTGTAAAATCTGGCACAGACAGGGCCAAGCGGAAGGCTATGACATTGTTAGATCATCTTCACAAGTTGAAACAACTCTGA